From Halodesulfovibrio aestuarii DSM 17919 = ATCC 29578, the proteins below share one genomic window:
- a CDS encoding TRAP transporter large permease has protein sequence MALVLLCIFFVTLAAGLPLFAAMLSTAFSGIVYIGKLGQLRIMIQQFYGGMEPFSLLAIPYFILVGELMSHSGLTARLLRFSEALVGHLKGGLGYVTVVASIIFAGVNGSAAADASAVGSIMIPAMKKGGYPDSYAAGLTAGSSLIGPIIPPSIFMILFGAMTKTNVGALFIAGVVPGLLLGLAFIIMHRISASRLGLPVVNAKFSFKELFVSAGGAAAALFAPGIIVGGILFGFMTPTESGAVASGYVLLMGLLWTRQLSFKGIVQSISSTVRLSSVIFIVIGAATIVGWILSSERMPQQLAPLVMQYASTPSTVLLLISIVIFAIGMFMEEIAALVLLTPVFSPLAAQAGIDPLHFGIVMTLNITIALITPPMGACVYIVSSVGNVPLEKMFKHIWPFVVVALICQLLLIFVPELSLWLPRRLGY, from the coding sequence ATGGCTCTCGTTCTTCTATGTATTTTCTTCGTAACTCTAGCTGCCGGCCTTCCGCTCTTTGCTGCCATGCTTTCCACCGCATTTTCCGGTATCGTCTATATCGGTAAGCTTGGCCAACTGCGTATTATGATCCAGCAATTCTACGGCGGAATGGAGCCCTTTTCGCTCTTAGCGATCCCCTATTTTATTCTGGTGGGAGAGCTTATGAGCCACTCCGGCCTTACTGCACGTCTGCTTCGCTTTTCTGAAGCGTTAGTGGGACACTTAAAAGGCGGCCTTGGTTACGTTACCGTAGTGGCAAGTATCATCTTTGCCGGAGTAAACGGCTCCGCCGCAGCTGACGCCTCTGCTGTAGGCTCCATCATGATTCCTGCCATGAAAAAAGGTGGATACCCTGATTCATACGCCGCCGGACTGACAGCCGGCAGTTCTCTTATTGGGCCGATCATCCCGCCGAGTATTTTTATGATCCTCTTCGGTGCTATGACAAAAACTAACGTAGGTGCTCTGTTCATCGCCGGAGTTGTTCCCGGCCTGCTGCTCGGGCTTGCCTTTATCATCATGCACCGCATCAGTGCCTCCCGTCTCGGTCTTCCGGTAGTCAACGCTAAATTTTCCTTTAAAGAACTATTCGTATCCGCAGGTGGTGCGGCTGCAGCACTATTTGCCCCCGGAATCATTGTAGGCGGCATCCTTTTTGGTTTTATGACGCCTACAGAATCAGGCGCAGTTGCCAGTGGGTATGTGCTACTTATGGGGCTACTATGGACAAGGCAGCTCTCCTTTAAAGGGATTGTACAATCCATTTCCAGCACAGTTCGGCTCAGCAGTGTCATCTTTATCGTTATTGGTGCTGCTACCATCGTGGGCTGGATTCTATCTTCAGAACGAATGCCGCAACAACTCGCACCGCTTGTAATGCAGTATGCATCCACGCCATCTACAGTGCTCCTCCTTATCAGCATTGTAATCTTCGCCATCGGGATGTTTATGGAGGAAATTGCCGCGTTGGTACTGCTGACTCCGGTATTCAGCCCACTAGCAGCTCAGGCGGGTATAGATCCACTCCATTTCGGTATTGTTATGACGCTTAACATCACCATTGCGCTCATCACTCCCCCCATGGGCGCATGCGTCTATATCGTGTCTTCCGTCGGCAATGTTCCTTTGGAAAAAATGTTCAAACATATCTGGCCTTTTGTCGTTGTTGCGCTTATTTGCCAGTTACTGCTTATTTTTGTGCCGGAACTATCCCTCTGGCTACCGCGCCGACTGGGATATTAA
- a CDS encoding acyl-CoA thioesterase: protein MAEFPTPEIWMAHRVSYGETDAMSVMYYAEYLHLFERSRSEYIREQGMSYNTVEERGIMLPVREAQCRYKRPARFDDLLYVRVGISKWGRASMTFEYEIYNEAKDTILATGHTEHACTNDKGRPVKVPDWLKELFVGK, encoded by the coding sequence ATGGCAGAATTTCCAACTCCCGAAATATGGATGGCGCATCGTGTTTCCTATGGTGAAACAGATGCTATGTCTGTCATGTACTATGCCGAATATCTCCATTTATTCGAGCGGAGCCGTAGCGAATACATTCGCGAACAGGGTATGAGCTATAACACTGTAGAAGAACGGGGCATCATGCTCCCCGTCCGAGAAGCACAGTGTCGTTACAAACGCCCTGCCCGCTTTGATGATTTGCTGTACGTTCGTGTCGGTATCAGCAAATGGGGCCGGGCTTCCATGACCTTTGAGTACGAAATTTACAACGAAGCAAAAGACACCATTCTTGCCACCGGCCATACAGAACACGCCTGTACCAACGATAAAGGGCGCCCTGTAAAAGTTCCGGACTGGCTGAAAGAACTCTTCGTAGGAAAATAA
- a CDS encoding ferredoxin-thioredoxin reductase catalytic domain-containing protein gives MSEKMTAEKLYEMLKKIQEPRGFYFNKDMSITIPLLESLLINKDEYGYMACPCRLPNGDFDKDRDIVCPCEYRDPDLEEFGTCYCGLYVTEEYNQEEHGEVAIPERRPPEKILV, from the coding sequence ATGAGTGAAAAAATGACAGCTGAAAAGCTCTATGAAATGCTTAAAAAAATTCAAGAGCCGCGTGGGTTTTATTTTAACAAAGATATGTCCATCACCATACCGCTTCTTGAAAGCTTGTTAATTAACAAAGACGAGTACGGTTACATGGCGTGTCCTTGCCGTTTGCCTAATGGTGATTTTGATAAAGATAGAGATATTGTCTGTCCGTGTGAGTATCGCGATCCGGATTTAGAAGAGTTTGGTACCTGTTATTGCGGTCTCTACGTGACAGAAGAATACAATCAGGAAGAGCATGGCGAAGTGGCTATCCCTGAACGCCGCCCGCCAGAAAAAATTTTAGTATAA
- a CDS encoding amidohydrolase family protein: MYLDFHTHAFHPKIAAKAVEHLNSHYGITCQCTGIMDDLIRRVKKAGLDKMVVLCAATSAAQVIPANNFALSLKAAHPDAIPFGTIHPDFDDWENQLTRLKARGIKGLKLHPDFQGFRLDEKRLLPIIEAAQKDFVILFHIGDKLEPKDNPSCPYKLAALLENFPNARFVAAHFGGYHHWQHALEVLIGKNIYIDTSSTLDFIDDMTLSAIMKKHPHEKILFGSDYPLYSPDKEVTKLKKRLKLSLPKLEMFLSNGAELLGLE; this comes from the coding sequence ATGTATCTCGATTTCCACACTCACGCATTTCATCCAAAAATTGCCGCCAAGGCTGTTGAGCATTTGAACTCCCATTACGGGATAACTTGCCAATGTACTGGCATCATGGACGACCTTATCCGCCGAGTTAAAAAAGCCGGTCTGGATAAGATGGTGGTACTCTGTGCAGCAACCTCAGCCGCGCAGGTTATTCCAGCGAATAACTTTGCGTTGTCCCTTAAGGCTGCACACCCCGATGCAATTCCTTTCGGCACCATTCATCCCGACTTCGATGATTGGGAAAATCAACTCACACGCCTAAAAGCACGCGGAATCAAAGGGCTTAAACTGCATCCTGATTTTCAAGGATTCAGGCTGGATGAAAAACGTCTGCTGCCGATAATAGAGGCAGCTCAGAAAGACTTTGTCATACTTTTCCATATAGGTGACAAGCTGGAGCCCAAAGATAACCCGTCCTGCCCATACAAGCTTGCGGCACTACTTGAAAATTTCCCTAATGCACGTTTTGTAGCAGCGCACTTTGGTGGATACCATCACTGGCAACACGCTCTGGAAGTGCTCATAGGAAAAAATATCTACATCGACACCTCAAGCACGCTTGATTTCATCGATGATATGACTCTAAGCGCGATCATGAAAAAACACCCGCACGAGAAAATCCTCTTCGGGTCAGATTATCCGCTCTATAGTCCGGATAAGGAAGTCACCAAACTAAAAAAACGCCTCAAACTTTCACTGCCGAAGTTAGAAATGTTTCTCAGCAACGGCGCAGAACTGCTTGGGTTGGAATAA
- a CDS encoding TRAP transporter small permease, with amino-acid sequence MTSMATICQTISNKLERLCLFGAGALLLINLATVILGVFSRFYRPPIWTTDLAKITLVWMVMLAAAPALKHGEHMAITILVNRLPPSSKRIVTLLRTLCFFCILLLMIWLGFNYAYKLRLFTIMTLGIKKALPLLAVPVGMSLMLLEYLLQQFIPAEDDKLSVSTNVAEPLSTTSNSTQSSQNMSSSVTAPFRPTPNDQPSEDT; translated from the coding sequence ATGACCTCTATGGCAACGATATGCCAAACTATTTCGAATAAACTGGAACGCCTCTGCCTGTTCGGGGCAGGGGCGCTTCTGCTTATAAATTTGGCAACAGTAATTTTAGGAGTATTTTCCCGATTCTACCGTCCGCCTATATGGACAACAGACCTCGCAAAGATAACTCTGGTCTGGATGGTTATGCTTGCCGCTGCTCCTGCGTTAAAGCATGGCGAGCACATGGCAATTACAATTCTTGTAAACAGGCTTCCCCCGTCTTCCAAACGTATTGTCACCTTACTGCGTACGTTGTGCTTTTTCTGCATACTCCTGCTTATGATCTGGCTCGGATTTAACTACGCGTATAAACTGCGTCTGTTTACCATCATGACGCTCGGCATTAAAAAAGCGCTTCCGCTGTTGGCTGTCCCTGTCGGTATGTCTTTGATGCTTCTTGAATATCTGCTTCAACAGTTCATTCCTGCTGAAGATGATAAACTGTCTGTATCCACGAACGTAGCAGAACCTTTATCTACTACGTCCAATTCAACGCAATCTTCACAAAATATGTCTTCGTCCGTTACTGCCCCTTTCAGACCGACTCCCAATGATCAACCGTCAGAGGATACATAA
- a CDS encoding acyl-[acyl-carrier-protein] thioesterase has protein sequence MTLKGIESFTIKTYHTDRFGKACPATFAAFFEEAAANNARLHGFPGEYLLQHGIAWVLSRLTFTVDRYPNIGETISIHTWPSAHTPNLALRCFEAFDAENHLIAEGTTAWLVIDIKKRKLVPVPEFVTENYPHSNPPCKEFPTRAVPRLRNPQHECPLISRKADIDTNGHVNNVRYLGWIQESMPEEFIMEYEPVLIDISYRMECGAFQKLTSKSGGTDDGDYLHTVSFDETGRELCRARTEWRKRQHVDVPYLQHHI, from the coding sequence ATGACATTGAAGGGTATAGAGTCTTTCACCATTAAGACCTATCATACAGACAGGTTTGGAAAAGCTTGTCCTGCGACCTTTGCCGCATTTTTTGAAGAGGCAGCCGCTAACAACGCACGCTTACACGGCTTTCCGGGTGAATATCTATTGCAGCATGGTATTGCATGGGTACTCAGCAGACTAACCTTTACTGTTGATCGCTACCCGAATATCGGAGAAACCATCTCCATTCACACATGGCCTTCTGCCCACACACCTAATCTTGCGTTACGTTGTTTTGAAGCCTTTGATGCGGAGAACCACCTTATCGCGGAAGGAACAACGGCTTGGCTTGTCATCGATATCAAAAAGCGTAAACTCGTTCCGGTGCCGGAGTTCGTCACCGAAAACTACCCGCATAGCAACCCGCCATGTAAAGAATTCCCAACTCGTGCCGTGCCGCGCCTGCGCAATCCACAGCACGAATGCCCGCTCATAAGCAGAAAAGCGGACATTGACACTAACGGGCATGTTAATAACGTTCGGTACCTCGGTTGGATTCAAGAATCCATGCCGGAAGAATTCATTATGGAGTACGAGCCGGTACTCATCGACATCAGCTATCGTATGGAGTGCGGAGCCTTTCAAAAACTCACAAGCAAATCAGGCGGTACAGATGACGGTGATTACCTGCACACCGTATCCTTTGACGAAACGGGCAGAGAACTATGCAGAGCCCGTACTGAATGGCGGAAACGGCAACACGTTGACGTGCCGTATTTACAGCACCACATATAA
- a CDS encoding elongation factor G produces the protein MAKTLDSQRTYALVGTGGSGKTSLAEMLMFQSGVINRLGKIEEGTTSLDYEPEEVKRRGSIQPGFATIDWNKNRHFLMDIPGDNNFVGDINYLLFGVDGAVFVIDAVDGVRPLTSRLWNFVQEANLPSIIFINKMDRDRANFDSAFNGLSSILGIRPVLLQVPIGQGDDFKGYVDVLNNKAFFFNEDGTTAEGEVPEDLADEVTMLRETTIENIAESNEELMENYLETGELSQDEITSGLRDGVLSRELIPVMLGSALDNRGGTELLNAVQDLLPSPLQHPAWMDKEGNERLSSPDEQLALLTVKTLTDPFSGQLSIMRVLSGSFSGDATVKNVNHDETERIGAPLFMNGKESSPAKGDIGPGSIIAVPKLKVTKTGDTLADPKASFEVLMPKLPPNLISYAIAPKEKGDEDKIYAAVQRLLDEDITLTLSRDTESSDILLSGMGQLHIETSVERAMRRYKCDMVLKTPKIPYRETIKGKAQVQGRHKKQSGGRGQFGDCWIEIEGMPQGFGYEFENAIVGGVIPRQYIPAVDKGIQEAAQRGCLAGFPLVDFKVKLYDGSYHSVDSSEMAFKIAGSLALKGAMDQVKPTLLEPIVLMTVHIPDEFMGDVIGDLSSRRGKVLGSDSQTGITEIKAHVPMGEVLRYAPDLRSITGGQGVFTMEFDHYEEAPPPVIDKVVAEKKAS, from the coding sequence ATGGCCAAGACACTTGATTCTCAGAGAACTTATGCCCTTGTGGGCACAGGAGGAAGTGGAAAAACCTCGCTGGCTGAAATGCTTATGTTTCAGTCCGGGGTTATCAATCGCCTTGGGAAAATTGAAGAAGGCACCACTTCACTCGACTATGAACCAGAGGAAGTAAAGCGGAGGGGGTCTATTCAGCCCGGCTTTGCCACCATTGATTGGAACAAAAATCGCCACTTCCTTATGGACATTCCCGGCGACAATAACTTTGTAGGCGACATTAACTACCTGTTGTTCGGGGTTGATGGCGCCGTTTTTGTTATTGACGCGGTTGACGGAGTCCGCCCCCTCACCAGTCGTCTTTGGAATTTTGTCCAAGAGGCAAATCTTCCTTCCATCATCTTCATCAACAAGATGGATCGAGACCGGGCAAATTTTGATTCGGCCTTCAACGGACTTTCCTCAATTCTTGGAATCCGCCCAGTCTTACTGCAAGTGCCAATCGGTCAGGGTGATGATTTTAAAGGATACGTTGACGTTCTCAACAACAAAGCGTTCTTCTTCAACGAAGATGGAACAACCGCAGAAGGCGAGGTACCAGAGGACCTCGCTGATGAAGTTACCATGCTGCGTGAAACAACCATCGAAAATATTGCGGAAAGTAATGAAGAGTTGATGGAAAACTACCTTGAGACAGGGGAACTCTCTCAAGACGAAATCACTTCAGGGTTACGAGACGGCGTACTCTCACGCGAACTCATTCCGGTCATGCTGGGTTCCGCCCTTGATAACCGTGGCGGAACTGAACTGCTCAACGCTGTGCAGGACCTTTTGCCTTCCCCTCTGCAGCACCCTGCATGGATGGACAAAGAGGGCAATGAACGCCTGTCTTCTCCGGATGAACAGCTAGCCCTGCTTACTGTTAAAACATTAACTGACCCATTTTCCGGTCAACTCTCCATCATGCGTGTTCTTTCCGGTTCTTTCTCTGGCGACGCGACCGTGAAAAACGTAAACCATGATGAAACAGAACGTATCGGTGCTCCACTCTTTATGAATGGCAAAGAATCTTCACCAGCTAAAGGTGATATCGGACCGGGTTCTATTATCGCGGTACCTAAGCTCAAAGTTACAAAAACTGGCGATACGCTGGCAGATCCTAAAGCCTCTTTTGAAGTTCTGATGCCGAAACTTCCTCCTAACCTGATTTCATACGCGATCGCTCCTAAAGAAAAAGGCGACGAAGATAAGATTTACGCTGCTGTCCAAAGACTACTTGACGAGGATATTACACTCACCCTTTCCCGCGATACAGAATCAAGTGACATTCTACTCTCCGGCATGGGACAGCTGCACATTGAAACAAGTGTTGAACGCGCCATGCGTCGGTACAAATGCGACATGGTTCTAAAGACACCTAAAATTCCGTACCGTGAAACTATTAAGGGTAAAGCACAGGTTCAAGGCAGACACAAAAAGCAATCTGGTGGGCGCGGTCAATTCGGTGACTGCTGGATTGAAATTGAAGGGATGCCACAAGGCTTTGGCTATGAATTTGAAAACGCTATTGTTGGCGGTGTGATTCCTCGCCAATATATTCCTGCTGTTGACAAAGGCATTCAGGAAGCTGCGCAACGCGGATGTCTTGCAGGATTCCCTCTGGTAGATTTCAAAGTAAAACTCTACGACGGTTCATACCACTCTGTTGACTCGTCCGAAATGGCATTTAAAATTGCCGGATCCCTTGCCCTCAAGGGCGCAATGGATCAGGTAAAACCAACGTTGCTTGAACCAATTGTATTAATGACCGTACATATCCCTGATGAGTTCATGGGCGATGTTATCGGCGACCTGTCATCACGCCGGGGTAAAGTTCTCGGATCAGACTCCCAAACAGGTATCACCGAAATTAAAGCACATGTCCCGATGGGCGAAGTACTCCGCTATGCTCCAGACCTTCGTTCCATCACAGGCGGTCAGGGTGTCTTCACCATGGAATTTGACCATTATGAAGAGGCACCACCTCCGGTAATCGATAAAGTAGTTGCTGAAAAAAAAGCAAGCTAG
- a CDS encoding glutaredoxin family protein has translation MSIECTLYALSTCIHCRRMKVFLEDHDVAFDNIFVDKLRGDERKEILDKIRNYNPKLSFPTLVVKGGECIIVGFHKDKVEEALNL, from the coding sequence ATGTCGATAGAATGTACCCTGTATGCACTTTCTACCTGTATTCATTGCAGAAGAATGAAAGTTTTTTTAGAAGATCATGATGTAGCGTTCGATAATATTTTCGTGGATAAGCTGAGAGGCGATGAGCGAAAAGAAATTCTCGATAAAATTAGAAACTACAACCCGAAACTCTCTTTCCCGACGCTTGTTGTTAAAGGAGGAGAATGTATTATTGTGGGCTTCCATAAAGATAAGGTTGAGGAGGCATTGAACTTATGA
- a CDS encoding ABC transporter permease has translation MLNYLRIALRSLAAHKLRSILAMLGVFLGTLALTGVIHVSEALKEQARIETEKLGPNLLVVLAGKPTFRRSGSLRYGGQTTTFKLEDAEALLANNPFVKQGTPFVTKNSTISYRRNTINSQLIAANADFPAVRAAPVAIGHFFTKQDVRQRAKVCILGFTVASKLFTHHTQAIGKIVQYDFTNLRVIGVMPKRGSDLAGTDQDEQVFVPITTYMRRMSNQDWVSGVFMTLYTDKDEEAAKQSAIAIMRRQHNITRKTDEDFLVLSPKDVSELKTQALQLVWLLGLMSSSISFSVGAMGVLSIMILLVQTRKLEIGVRRAIGARRSAIMSQFLLESSLLSGIGGTLGALVALIIITIVYYAAGYPYVYKPALIAGASIGSCLLGVVAGAYPAWVASNVDVLDVLRDK, from the coding sequence ATGTTAAACTATCTACGTATAGCCCTGCGATCGCTTGCTGCGCACAAACTACGCTCAATCCTTGCTATGCTGGGGGTTTTTCTGGGTACACTGGCGCTGACAGGGGTTATACACGTATCTGAAGCGCTCAAAGAACAGGCACGGATTGAAACAGAAAAACTAGGCCCGAACCTGCTCGTAGTTCTCGCGGGAAAGCCGACATTCAGACGCAGCGGATCCTTGAGATATGGTGGACAGACAACGACGTTCAAGCTTGAAGATGCAGAAGCCCTGCTGGCCAATAACCCCTTTGTTAAACAGGGAACGCCATTTGTTACAAAAAACTCCACAATCAGCTACCGCCGCAACACTATAAACTCACAACTTATCGCAGCAAATGCAGATTTCCCCGCTGTGCGTGCCGCCCCTGTAGCGATTGGGCATTTCTTCACCAAACAGGATGTCAGACAACGGGCTAAGGTCTGTATTCTCGGCTTCACTGTTGCCAGCAAACTTTTTACACACCATACACAAGCCATCGGTAAAATTGTTCAATACGATTTTACCAATCTGCGTGTTATTGGTGTTATGCCTAAACGCGGGAGTGATCTTGCAGGAACAGATCAAGACGAACAGGTCTTTGTCCCCATCACGACGTACATGCGCAGAATGTCGAATCAGGATTGGGTGTCCGGTGTATTTATGACGCTGTACACAGACAAAGATGAAGAAGCTGCAAAACAATCTGCCATTGCTATTATGCGGCGACAGCACAACATCACACGAAAAACGGATGAAGATTTTTTGGTACTTTCCCCGAAGGATGTATCCGAACTTAAGACACAGGCATTACAGCTTGTGTGGCTTCTCGGGCTCATGAGTTCATCTATTTCTTTTTCAGTCGGAGCAATGGGCGTATTATCTATCATGATTCTGCTCGTACAGACACGTAAGCTGGAAATCGGTGTCCGGCGTGCAATCGGAGCGCGCCGCAGCGCTATTATGTCCCAATTCTTATTAGAATCCAGCCTGCTCTCCGGTATCGGAGGGACACTAGGCGCTCTTGTCGCTCTTATTATCATCACCATTGTCTATTACGCGGCAGGGTACCCCTACGTGTATAAACCCGCCCTTATAGCCGGAGCAAGCATAGGTTCATGTCTGCTTGGCGTTGTCGCCGGTGCCTATCCAGCCTGGGTTGCCTCCAATGTCGATGTTCTTGACGTGTTGAGAGACAAATAG
- a CDS encoding M15 family metallopeptidase — MPDKIVPPIHGLSEPSWESVYAIPSVESHEEVVSLSLAPEHMLSRSIYFERQITGALPECYAREGIVDRLLHASSLLPSHLRLVILDGWRSTDVQSFLFSECKKALASMYPDRSTDEIFIMAQQYVAKPMKDTSTPAPHSTGGAIDLAIADRAGKMLFFGAPFDYPGEISNTQYFEKKQEQGYKFTKQEEEALYNRRLLYFVMTQAGFVNFHCEWWHFEYGTQRWALATHAEHAIYAPTQFSLNPYANLTNI; from the coding sequence ATGCCTGATAAAATTGTACCTCCCATTCATGGACTGTCTGAACCATCATGGGAATCTGTTTACGCCATCCCTTCTGTAGAATCACATGAAGAAGTTGTATCTCTGTCATTAGCACCGGAACACATGCTCAGTCGTTCAATTTATTTTGAACGCCAGATAACCGGAGCACTGCCGGAATGCTACGCACGTGAAGGAATTGTCGATCGGCTGCTGCACGCTTCATCCCTGCTCCCGTCTCATCTGCGCCTCGTAATATTAGACGGCTGGAGATCAACAGACGTACAGTCATTTCTTTTTTCAGAATGCAAAAAAGCACTCGCCTCCATGTATCCCGACAGATCTACAGATGAAATCTTTATTATGGCGCAGCAGTATGTTGCTAAACCAATGAAAGACACAAGTACCCCTGCACCGCATTCAACAGGCGGGGCAATTGACCTTGCCATCGCAGACCGCGCTGGAAAAATGTTATTCTTCGGTGCCCCCTTCGATTATCCCGGAGAAATTTCAAACACGCAGTATTTTGAAAAAAAACAGGAACAAGGATACAAGTTCACTAAACAAGAAGAGGAAGCACTCTATAACAGACGCCTGCTCTACTTTGTTATGACGCAGGCAGGCTTTGTAAACTTCCACTGCGAATGGTGGCATTTCGAATACGGTACACAGCGCTGGGCATTAGCTACACACGCCGAACATGCCATCTATGCGCCAACACAATTTTCGCTCAATCCGTATGCAAATCTGACAAACATCTAA
- the dctP gene encoding TRAP transporter substrate-binding protein DctP, with translation MKLHGLSWKSVLHAILLGFLILTIPAAALAETSIKMSYNGPPTAEDNAVHVFATHFKEIVEKDTNGTVTIELYPNSQLGNEQQRMEQVMTDPMINVASFGGMETVFPEIFATNVPFLFDNYKAAHIFFDSSPVMAKLRKEFRERTGIQLLEVIEEGGFIAFTCTKPIRSPKDFNGLKFRAMDASQVAMYEAFGATGTPIPWTEVYLALKTGVADGQMNPPTYIIIGSLFEVQTHLTLANVQYSDQFLLANNAMMEKLSEKERSAVLAAAKKANQLTREFVESQVESRINFLQEKGMQVYRPTPEEMKAFKDLSTPSYIAWLSKQINREWIDQSIADAQRANDKVK, from the coding sequence ATGAAGTTGCATGGACTTTCATGGAAATCAGTCCTTCACGCAATACTGCTTGGTTTTCTTATACTGACGATTCCTGCTGCTGCATTAGCAGAAACAAGCATAAAAATGAGTTACAACGGCCCACCAACGGCAGAGGATAATGCTGTTCACGTATTCGCAACTCATTTCAAAGAAATTGTTGAAAAGGATACCAACGGTACTGTTACTATTGAGCTATACCCGAACAGCCAACTCGGTAATGAGCAACAGCGTATGGAACAGGTAATGACTGATCCAATGATAAATGTTGCATCATTCGGCGGCATGGAAACAGTATTCCCAGAAATTTTTGCGACAAATGTACCATTCCTTTTTGACAACTACAAAGCTGCGCACATATTTTTTGATTCCAGCCCTGTCATGGCAAAGCTACGCAAAGAATTCAGAGAACGCACTGGGATTCAGTTACTTGAAGTAATTGAAGAAGGAGGTTTTATCGCATTTACTTGCACAAAACCCATCAGATCACCCAAAGACTTTAACGGGCTTAAATTTCGGGCAATGGATGCCAGCCAGGTCGCAATGTACGAGGCCTTTGGCGCTACTGGTACTCCTATCCCTTGGACAGAAGTCTACCTCGCGCTAAAAACAGGTGTCGCAGACGGGCAAATGAACCCGCCTACATACATCATTATCGGTAGTCTTTTTGAAGTACAGACCCACCTCACACTTGCCAACGTACAGTACTCCGACCAGTTCCTTCTGGCGAACAACGCCATGATGGAAAAACTTAGCGAAAAAGAGCGTTCCGCCGTTCTAGCTGCTGCTAAAAAAGCAAACCAACTGACCCGTGAATTTGTTGAATCGCAGGTAGAAAGCAGAATTAACTTCCTGCAAGAAAAAGGAATGCAAGTTTACAGACCAACCCCTGAAGAGATGAAAGCCTTCAAAGACCTTAGCACCCCCTCTTACATCGCATGGTTAAGCAAACAGATTAATCGCGAATGGATTGACCAATCTATTGCAGACGCACAAAGAGCTAATGACAAGGTGAAGTAA